The Corythoichthys intestinalis isolate RoL2023-P3 chromosome 2, ASM3026506v1, whole genome shotgun sequence DNA segment cgtgtcaagcagctgaacaggacagtcaAAAAAACCATCAGATTTGAATATCGACCTTTAAACCTGATGCacttaaatactgtatttttcttgtATTTCTGTTCTCGCTGGTGTTCTACCCAGAACCCACCAGATATCCAGAGCAGTTGAATAATCTGTAGATCCCAGCAGGACATCGGGAGGGCGGTACCACAATGTCACTACATCCGAGGAAAAACTCTGACAGGGTACAGATTTGGAACGGGCCAGACCTGCTCGTGGAACCAAGAAGGGGGCCGGTAACATTGTAACATGGCACATAACACGCTGAGTCCGCATGCAATAAGATCGAACCAAAATCGGCCAGTTTGAGTTCTCCCAAATAGCTGATGAGGAGGTTCTGAGGCTTCAGGTCTCGATGGAGGATCCGGCggtcatgaatgaaggtgagaccGCGCAGCAGCTGGAACATGAAGACCTACGAGGAagagatatacagtacatttcattttattttggttGGTTTGCCCCACCATCTTCCTGGATATACACAttaattatactgtatatataaatcaGATTCATATGTGGGGAGTCATACCCGCACATTGTGAGAATGCAGACCTCCCGGATGCTGGTCCATGTACTGGGCCAGGTCTGTTTGCTGCAATGGCACGCATGTACAAATTAATGTGCTGGTGCTTGTGGCCCGTCACCTTGTGCAAGCAAGCACCTACATATAATACGTACGAGGGCATCTCACCACGTATTCAAAGACGAAGGTGAGCGAGTCTTTGGTGTGAATGATGTCATGCAGGAGGACGATGTTGGCGTGCTTCAGGCCTTTGAGCAGCGAGGCTGCACACGCGCACATGCCCACACACAGAAAAAGGGTTCTATTGTCACATTGTCAatgaatcacaaaatttgacacTGACACTGACACTCACTAGATCCGTCACAAATTGTGGGGGATGGATATACGTATATTGGTACCGCCTCTAATAGTAGTGGGGCCAATTCTTTATTAGTCTTGCGGTAGACTGAAAACATTTGGATTGACAACAGAAAATCATTTATTCCCTTAAATGCAGGCAACAGATTTGTTTCTTgttggacattgcaattcaaaaGTAAAGTAATTTGATGAAATGAAAGCATTTGGTAACATTTCATCTCTAAAATCTTTTCATGGAACATCCAAAGTTTAAAGTCAATCAGGTCAATTaggagtagtgctgcaacgattaatcgattaactcgagtaatcgattagaaaaaaatattcaaattaaattttgttgcttcgagtatttgtttaaagtggtgctgtaatggtttattttgaaagtgtttgcatttagttttattgattagggtgtatacactgccctctggtctgcctcttttcacatggctgaatccaactggtccctgttaagaccaacataagctaagtttttgtttgagcaaatgttttttaatgcattcataatttagtttataggtatatttagcctttttttgtgggaatatgtgtctgaactatttattaagagcattgtaaaaaaaaaaaaaaaactttagcattttatagcatttaagctagcggactttttctttgtaagttagccaattattgttcttttgttgtacatagatcctcattaaaaaaaaaatatttataccgtttgaggctcagctcaggtattttagtttttcatgttccttatccgattacccgattattcgaactaactagtccatcgagtaatcgactactaaaatattcgatagctgcagccctaattaggagtttaacatatttaaaatgccaaatcaaatcaaaagatttttttaaaaaaatcagttgcTAATCTCCGGTTTGACTGTAGAAAATGACTCCAAAAGACATGTTTTGTAGATCTTTAAATTAAATACACAGAATTTTTAGTGTTTTATTTCtattgtgttttatttagtgttttttttttatattgaaaatacttttttactccaTGATTGCTCCACCAATGCCCTAATGAGTACACAGAGCACTGAAATTTTAACTGAGGCTGCCTCTAATGTctgcttggcaaaaacacttttctaaccaatttttctaacccacttaagaATTGCTGCTAACAGTAAACAATCACGTTTGCTGTTTTTACGTTTCTGGTGCTGATTCGATGAGCCAATTGCTTTATATTCGTGCCCATGCACGAGCTGAACACAGGATGCAGTTACGCTTTAGGCCAGAGGTAGCAGTCGCAAGTGAAGAAGTGACAAACTCCAAATAGCACCTTAAACTGTTACTTATGTCTCACACTTTGTGTAGAACATGTTGAAttgtaaaaaacattgtttttttcacaccaaaataaatcaaataacaGTAGTAATCTAtaacagtatttcgcaagagcccgagaatcAAAAGAGaaggccacaaaggctagttgcgagattgttgaaatgatcaattaaaaaaaatattaacgcaAATGtgactaaaatttgcttaaatatattgttccacgtaaaggacgtcagccaaggtcggccccccccatttttaccacaccaaatctggccccctttgcaaaaagtttggacacccctgccttagagGCCTGGTTGCACCCCCAACACTCCCCTAAGCTCCGCCCCTGGCTCATTACCTTCTCTGATGGCGGTAAACGGGATGCCTTCCTCTGTCTTTGTCTGGATAACCTTCAGCGCCACAAGCTGTCCGTTGATCCTCCACACAAACCAAAGAATAATCAGGATCAGAATCTGTACTTAACTTTCGTATTCATTTTTCTGTCAACTTTTAATATTTATGACCTTCCACTGGACATTCTGCTCTCTACTTCATAAAACTTGACTTGTTACCTTTTCATCCCCAGCGGATGACGGCatggtataaaaaatatatagcgaGATTGATATTCAAACCAAAGTTGAGAGAACTGTTGACTGAACTGTTAATTAGAAGCACATACTGTACAGGAGTTGAATTGCTAATCCTTTTAATGGTTCACCTGTCGTTTTTGACACAAGTATCTAACACGTACAAGTATCTAAATATATTCTCCTCAACCCATTCTAGCACAAATGATTGATTATTTTTGGTTGTTATGATCAAGCCCGTCGCGGTggcgtgggggtggggggggggggcaacggggtatgttgtcccgggcctcaggatcataggggcccctgaataaCCCTTTATTTatattactttacattcacatatttattttttatttaaatcattgtctgattaaatattatgttctgctccatatatacttaaaaactttaacatattaaatatttcaaatacatatttttcctttttttttgcacaaactctaaacatggcgagtTGTCATAAATCggatgcacagaaaaaaaaggaacaagaaaaaaatgaaaatcagagaggtgaacgagaaaaaaTGATGACAGTTTTAAAAAGcggacaagaagccagagaattagggctagagttggctgtggacggtgatgtcgctaagtgaacaacagccgctaacactgaagtttacattcgcgatcaccgtgaccaaagcccgattcgagtctgtctccggccgcttgtagcctattgagctgcggtatgacaagacatgctgctcaCATTGGGTCCAGGAGAGAGAAGGCgagatcagggatatatgttagtgcgctaggctgaacagactctggtccggcggctggatttatcttgggtttGCAACACTGCTAcacattttcttgtctttgccagtGACTATAGCTGGAGGAGACCtagccttcagtaaaatgaaaataataaaaaactaccCACGCTGCACCATATAACAGGGtaggcttaacaacctagctATGCTCTAcattgagcgtgagcttgctcaaaactggatttcactgatgttataaatgactttgctgtcataaaatctaggcgcatcagTGTTTGAGGGCTttataaccccagggatgtgaagggggcaggcacaggatgtttagttatactgtactgttttgttgcttaacaggcaagcatagcactctcacttgtattgaattgtagcctacatgggccaATAAAGTGtcaattgtttgtttatattgtgtcacatcacattatggtctgttaaattgaactgtccatctcaaactaAATAATttgatttacactgtcattgcttgcatagcgttaaaagtactgcgtatgttgtcatGACAAGCCAGTGGCAGGCGTGGGGTGGTGGGTATCTTGTCCCCGCGTCCCTGcatgtctgttgacagccctgattatgattatttttaatCCCAGACAAAAgaaatgtccatttacgtggacatcacattttgggtcatttaggcATTTAACATTTTGAATCATAAAATGTTATgtcctcatactgtatgttgaatggcaGGTCTCAAATACAATTATATTAAtaacttattattatttatatattttaatattttttaatttatgaatAAATTACACATCAATAAAATGTTGATAAATGTacaataaatatatgaaaataagaACATAATTACGCtaataacactctaaagttgttgtttttgtttttctgttttttcttgttctgatttttttccctagaCTACAGTATacatctaattaatttaaacttggaggactggctgtgactgCTTCCAAGCCATTaacagtgctagacgtccaatccattttgactggaagatcATCGCTGTCAAGCCGCtgaatcaaaatgaattggacgtctagcaccgtcaatggcagacaatgcgttaaatgcgtgctCTAAGAAAGTTTAAGTAACGAGTGTGAGCACTTCATAAATCCCCTTAAAATTTGACACCCAGCATGTGACCTCTGACCTGCTGATGCCTTTATAAACAGATGCGTATGAGCCTTCACCAAGTTTCTCCAGGCTTACGTATGAGTTGGCCGTTCCAAACTGTAGCCCTGGTTTCTGATCAAACACACACAGGAACAATTGTAGGACAGGCCTTGACTTCAGTGCCACTAAACGTCACCTGAGATGTGTTATTGACGATGGATGTCAGCTGACCCATATGAAGGGGTTCTGGCAGTCCTTCTGGCTCCAAGGGTCACTGTTACTTCGGCCTCGCTGCACCCGTAGCCGTCGCATCTGCAGCGTGTGGAACCAGTGAGGTTGCGGTCCAGAGCTATTTGGATCCAGCTTGGCCAGTCGGAcgcaaaattgaaaaacaaaaagtaacAAAAGTAAGTTAACACTTTATATTACTTTggcttcaacaaaaaaaaggtttcttTAGTAATTAACagagcatcaaaaaaaaaaaaaaaagaaattaaaagctGAATTTCCAAATACAAAACTGCCGATATATCTGTAGCTCAGTATAAACAGAAAACTTTTAGAAACTGTAGAAATGAACCTGGAATTGGGAGTACTCTCATAAAAAGTTATCATcctcaaatattaatataaacatTAAGTCAGTTATGAGCAGACGTTAcaatacaaatgaaaaaaaaaaaggcatttcaacAGATTTATTTCTTAGAaaatttttatttgaacaattATTATCAAAAATGTTAAGTTGAATATTGCTCATTCCTtgattctgccatttaaaaatgttaatgcatAAGACTAAACATCACTAGTAGTTTTTCCTGTCTGTAGCCATAAATCTCAGTTGATGCTGACTCAGACCGACTTTAATAATCATTGGAATTATACAAACTTCACCTCAGCGAATTGCGAGAAAGAGGCACAGTACTCCTCGGATTGCTCATAAGCCACAGGACACATTTTTTAAGCAAACAACCATTTGCACTTACATTTATACCTATCAACAAACAATTTAAAATCTTCGATGAACCTTCATGAATCTTCATGTTTTTGAGAAATTGTGAGGAATCTGCTATTCACGGTGAAACCTTTGCAAACACAAAGAGAACTCCACAGAGCAAGGCCAGAGGCAAGTTTCGAAACCCTAACCTCAGCATTGAAGAGCAATATGTTGCAATATGAATCATTGAACCGTCAAATCATGAATATTTTTAACAGTTAAAGGATATTGGAAATAATTTGACTGCTGTAAAATGGGATAAGCAACAAAAAAGGTCAAGGGctttctttcatttttaaaattttttttaaatcagatacCTCAGCAGCCGGCAGCGATGAAGAACTTTTGCTCTTCTTGACACCCCTTTCCTCCATTCTTAGTGCCCCCATCTGTTCTTCCTCCTTTTCCTGGGCCTCCTCTTCTCCTCTCCACCCGTCATCCTCTTCTACCTGGCCACAGAAGCACCTCCTCATCCAGCGGGACAAGTTGTCCATCGCTGCTTCTTCTTCTCCCTGCTGCTCATATGACCAACGTGCTGTCTGGAGGAGAGCAAACATGGTCTCATGACTACTTCTGCACTCCCCCTTTCCATCCCCCAGGCAGCAGAACAACAGTGTCATTTAACATGTGGAACATTGCTGTTCTCCATTGGGCACAATCTAGAACTACCCAAACTAGAGTTACACCCTTCTATCCACTTCTTTTGTCCAGTTAGGGAAAGAAATGGAGTGCAAATAGTTCAGAATTGTTCTTGagtcgactttttttttttttttttacccccaggCACTGTATCTGTATATATCTTTCTCTGACTGGTATGCTTTTAGCTCTTACATTTGAAAACCAGCATCTACTGTACTATTTGGAGCCTTCCAGTATTACAATATTAGGGGCATTATCTTTTTGAAGGCTGGTGGTGTGATCCAATGGCTAGGTGTATAATTATGAACAGCAGGGGGCAGTATGTCTACACCAAATGCTGAGCAAATCGGCATTTACACACAGTCAGGTTTGTGTCTGCATATGAATTGAATTTAATTTgtcccaaaaataaaaattgttgaTAGAACGATTAGTATTGTTTTCACATTACATCTAACAACAACATTAAATCTAACA contains these protein-coding regions:
- the cdk15 gene encoding cyclin-dependent kinase 15 encodes the protein MDNLSRWMRRCFCGQVEEDDGWRGEEEAQEKEEEQMGALRMEERGVKKSKSSSSLPAAELDPNSSGPQPHWFHTLQMRRLRVQRGRSNSDPWSQKDCQNPFIWKPGLQFGTANSYVSLEKLGEGSYASVYKGISRINGQLVALKVIQTKTEEGIPFTAIREASLLKGLKHANIVLLHDIIHTKDSLTFVFEYVQTDLAQYMDQHPGGLHSHNVRVFMFQLLRGLTFIHDRRILHRDLKPQNLLISYLGELKLADFGLARSKSVPCQSFSSDVVTLWYRPPDVLLGSTDYSTALDIWGAGCIFVEMLQGSPAFPGVTDVFDQLMKIWMVLGIPSEDNWPGVTHLPNYQPDWSLPSKPKRIRAVWKRLSRLPDKTEDLVQKMLMLAPTDRLSAPDALQHPYFNTLPPPIMHLRDTVSIFKVPGVHLESEFRDTLNPSGRVRPSFLPAAKFW